Proteins from one Catenuloplanes atrovinosus genomic window:
- a CDS encoding branched-chain amino acid ABC transporter permease, which yields MNWELIFQVSVESIIGSTAIIYALAAIGLNVHFGYTGLLNFGQSAFLGVAAYGLAMSVATYGLPFWVGIAVGLAGAVLLALLLGIPTLRLRADYLAIVTIAAAEIIRLLFRSVSLSEWTGGSDGLQAFSEGFYAMNPYSQGIALGNLITFDSREMWVLTVGWVLVAVACLIVWLLMRSPWGRVLKAIREDEDAVRSLGKNVFSYKIQSLILGGVLGSLGGFMFAVSRAAVQPDTYGTEFTFFAYTILILGGAARVFGPVVGSMIFWFLIVFVDAMLVELIRVGTIPSSIMDTTQAGSVRYILVGLGLMALLIFRPQGIFGDKKEVMLDAR from the coding sequence ATGAACTGGGAATTGATCTTCCAGGTCTCCGTCGAGTCGATCATCGGCTCCACGGCGATCATCTACGCGCTGGCCGCGATCGGCCTGAACGTGCACTTCGGCTACACCGGTCTGCTGAACTTCGGTCAGTCCGCGTTCCTCGGCGTCGCGGCGTACGGCCTGGCGATGTCGGTGGCCACGTACGGCCTGCCGTTCTGGGTCGGCATCGCGGTCGGCCTGGCCGGCGCCGTGCTGCTGGCGCTGCTGCTGGGCATCCCGACGCTGCGGCTGCGCGCCGACTACCTGGCGATCGTCACGATCGCGGCCGCGGAGATCATCCGACTGCTGTTCCGTTCGGTGAGCCTGAGCGAGTGGACCGGTGGTTCGGACGGCCTGCAAGCCTTCTCCGAGGGCTTCTACGCCATGAACCCGTACAGCCAGGGCATCGCGCTCGGCAACCTGATCACCTTCGACTCCCGCGAGATGTGGGTGCTGACGGTCGGCTGGGTCCTGGTGGCGGTCGCCTGCCTCATCGTCTGGCTGCTGATGCGCAGCCCGTGGGGCCGGGTGCTGAAGGCGATCCGCGAGGACGAGGACGCGGTCCGCAGCCTCGGTAAGAACGTCTTCTCGTACAAGATCCAGTCGCTGATCCTCGGCGGTGTGCTCGGCTCGCTCGGCGGTTTCATGTTCGCGGTCAGCCGCGCGGCCGTGCAGCCGGACACCTACGGCACGGAGTTCACCTTCTTCGCGTACACCATCCTGATCCTGGGTGGCGCGGCGCGGGTCTTCGGCCCGGTGGTCGGCTCGATGATCTTCTGGTTCCTGATCGTCTTCGTGGACGCGATGCTGGTCGAGCTGATCCGGGTCGGCACGATCCCGAGTTCGATCATGGACACGACCCAGGCCGGCTCCGTCCGGTACATCCTGGTCGGCCTCGGCCTGATGGCCCTGCTGATCTTCCGTCCGCAGGGAATCTTCGGCGACAAGAAGGAGGTCATGCTCGATGCCCGCTGA
- a CDS encoding extracellular solute-binding protein: MTNRRTILGLVGMGAATVAGGGLLSGCSREPGPTGTATNADAASAVVPDFKPVQLVQPDIKGTPPVADGYVRYPAKTVAAITEKPGTSGTPIKATTPWWGPPPPATGQNAYVDAVNAALGVPVEFSVQDGNTYSEKVNAMVGARDVPELLVIPGWDIARIARFSEGAHVLFEDLTPYLAKEKGANYPMLAALPTAAWKDSVWGGKLMGVPFPTDSPFPYALFHRKDLAEAAGVADPTNLDELYAYGTKLTDPGKGVWAFGDISAEVQQALGVPGSQQGWRKNPDGTLVHKYETPEYRQAIEFMIRIHRDGLMHPDLAGSKGGDANALLRAGKVVCWQGGLGVWRGLQRDETRVNPTFNLQPIKVFGAAPGQQPVRWQGTPGIIWTFIKKGLGQARTEELLRVLNWTAAPFGTKEYELREYGVEGTHFTRAADGTPVTNDLYTKEYANQFGFLGGRPAVIVGGADLPNYAQDFLAWANDAIRYAEPDPWAGIKVETPTKLASITQPTVDKMTDIERGRRPISDLDAVVTEWRNTGGDEAREFYATVLADNGR; this comes from the coding sequence GTGACGAACCGCCGGACAATCCTGGGACTCGTCGGCATGGGCGCCGCCACCGTGGCCGGTGGCGGCCTGCTCAGCGGCTGCAGCCGGGAGCCGGGCCCGACCGGCACCGCGACCAACGCGGACGCCGCCAGCGCGGTGGTGCCGGACTTCAAGCCGGTGCAGCTCGTGCAGCCGGACATCAAGGGCACGCCCCCGGTCGCGGACGGCTACGTGCGCTACCCGGCGAAGACGGTCGCCGCGATCACCGAGAAGCCCGGCACCAGCGGCACGCCGATCAAGGCGACCACCCCGTGGTGGGGCCCGCCGCCGCCCGCCACCGGGCAGAACGCGTACGTGGACGCGGTCAACGCGGCGCTCGGCGTGCCGGTCGAGTTCAGCGTGCAGGACGGCAACACGTACAGCGAGAAGGTGAACGCGATGGTCGGCGCGCGCGACGTGCCGGAGCTGCTGGTCATCCCCGGCTGGGACATCGCGCGCATCGCCCGCTTCTCCGAGGGCGCGCACGTGCTCTTCGAGGACCTCACGCCGTACCTGGCGAAGGAGAAGGGCGCGAACTATCCGATGCTGGCCGCCCTGCCCACCGCGGCGTGGAAGGACTCGGTCTGGGGCGGGAAGCTGATGGGCGTGCCGTTCCCGACGGACAGCCCGTTCCCGTACGCGCTGTTCCACCGCAAGGACCTGGCCGAGGCGGCCGGCGTGGCGGACCCGACGAACCTCGACGAGCTGTACGCGTACGGCACGAAGCTCACCGACCCGGGCAAGGGCGTCTGGGCGTTCGGCGACATCTCGGCCGAGGTGCAGCAGGCGCTCGGCGTACCCGGCTCGCAGCAGGGGTGGCGGAAGAACCCGGACGGCACGCTCGTGCACAAGTACGAGACCCCGGAGTACAGGCAGGCCATCGAGTTCATGATCCGGATTCACCGGGACGGGCTGATGCACCCGGACCTGGCCGGCAGCAAGGGCGGCGACGCGAACGCGCTGCTCCGCGCCGGCAAGGTGGTCTGCTGGCAGGGCGGTCTCGGTGTGTGGCGCGGCCTGCAGCGCGACGAGACCCGGGTGAACCCGACGTTCAACCTTCAGCCGATCAAGGTGTTCGGCGCGGCGCCCGGACAGCAGCCGGTCCGCTGGCAGGGCACGCCCGGCATCATCTGGACCTTCATCAAGAAGGGCCTCGGCCAGGCCCGCACCGAGGAACTGCTGCGCGTGCTCAACTGGACCGCCGCGCCGTTCGGCACCAAGGAGTACGAGCTGCGCGAGTACGGCGTGGAGGGCACCCACTTCACCCGCGCCGCCGACGGCACCCCGGTCACCAACGACCTGTACACCAAGGAGTACGCCAACCAGTTCGGCTTCCTCGGCGGGCGTCCCGCGGTGATCGTCGGCGGCGCCGACCTGCCGAACTACGCGCAGGACTTCCTCGCCTGGGCCAACGACGCGATCCGGTACGCGGAGCCGGACCCGTGGGCCGGCATCAAGGTGGAGACGCCGACCAAACTGGCCAGCATCACGCAGCCCACCGTGGACAAGATGACCGACATCGAGCGCGGTCGCCGCCCGATCTCCGACCTGGACGCGGTCGTCACCGAGTGGCGCAACACCGGCGGCGACGAGGCCCGCGAGTTCTACGCCACAGTCCTCGCCGACAACGGCCGATGA
- a CDS encoding glycosyl hydrolase family 95 catalytic domain-containing protein encodes MDLHTDHTPAREWEHAMISGNGRQGLLFWGGPDAVRLTLSHERLFLPVTEPLPPPDTASILPELRRLLAGRRFAAAADRVCGHAASEEPGYADLRWVDPLIGAATITFTPRETRARGYARSTDFATGVVTQRWGGVVCAAFVSRADDVVAFRVTGTDGDLAIAPVDGVPERPVRTAVDNLSLVARFPGADRPGALPGYRVECRVSRDGDGLLLLARTVVDGASVPWPDGDFEQLLAAHVSVHGELYGRFRLELGGDRVETLVNACRYAAISASGELPPTLQGVWSGGYRPPWRSAYTLDGNLPAAVAGFAPTGTPELLEPVVRMAEARIPDMRVNARRLYGVDGLLAPVHQSTHALVNHFGPRWCQTFWTAGAAWLARLFVEFYEHTGDEAFRRERMVPFLAEAADFHLGFVTVEDGRARFAPSYSPENAPANTGSQACVDATMDVAAAGGLLRDLLRFAPDDPRVPRWRSLLEALPPYRIGPDGLLAEWVDPGLADAPGHRHASHLYPLWYGGDPAFDDPALRAAAARAIRARLAWWDGQEADEMAYGLAQLGIAAAHLGLVDEAYGTLTRLADRYFRPSLVPTHNRDAILNVDLAGAFPALVTSMLVRSRPGRVDLLPAPPSAWPRGTVSGLLARGPVRIARLSWTPAGMEAALTAPRPMRITVGLPDGSSAEVDLNSDTETHLNC; translated from the coding sequence ATGGATCTTCACACCGACCACACCCCGGCGCGGGAGTGGGAACACGCGATGATCTCCGGGAACGGGCGCCAGGGGCTGCTGTTCTGGGGCGGCCCGGACGCGGTGCGGCTGACGCTGTCGCACGAGCGCCTCTTCCTGCCGGTCACCGAGCCACTCCCGCCGCCGGACACCGCCTCGATCCTGCCCGAGTTGCGCCGGCTGCTGGCGGGGCGGCGGTTCGCGGCGGCCGCGGACCGGGTGTGCGGGCACGCGGCCTCGGAGGAACCGGGGTACGCGGACCTGCGCTGGGTCGACCCGCTGATCGGCGCGGCCACGATCACGTTCACGCCGCGGGAGACCCGGGCACGGGGGTACGCACGGAGCACCGACTTCGCGACCGGCGTGGTGACCCAGCGCTGGGGCGGCGTGGTCTGCGCGGCGTTCGTGTCCCGCGCGGACGACGTGGTCGCGTTCCGGGTGACCGGCACGGACGGCGACCTGGCGATCGCGCCGGTCGACGGCGTCCCGGAGCGCCCGGTCCGCACGGCCGTCGACAACCTGTCGCTGGTGGCGCGCTTCCCGGGCGCGGACCGGCCGGGCGCGCTGCCCGGCTACCGCGTGGAGTGCCGGGTGTCCCGCGACGGCGACGGCCTGCTGCTGCTGGCGCGCACGGTGGTGGACGGCGCCTCCGTACCGTGGCCGGACGGGGACTTCGAGCAGTTGCTGGCCGCGCACGTGTCCGTGCACGGCGAGCTGTACGGCCGGTTCCGGCTGGAGCTGGGCGGTGACCGGGTCGAGACGCTGGTGAACGCGTGCCGGTACGCGGCGATCAGCGCGTCCGGCGAGCTGCCGCCGACGTTGCAGGGCGTGTGGAGCGGCGGTTACCGGCCGCCGTGGCGCAGCGCGTACACGCTGGACGGGAACCTTCCGGCCGCGGTGGCCGGCTTCGCGCCGACCGGCACGCCGGAACTGCTGGAGCCGGTGGTACGGATGGCGGAGGCGCGCATCCCGGACATGCGCGTCAACGCGCGCCGCCTGTACGGCGTGGACGGCCTGCTGGCACCGGTGCATCAGAGCACGCACGCGCTGGTCAACCACTTCGGCCCGCGCTGGTGCCAGACGTTCTGGACCGCGGGCGCGGCCTGGCTGGCGCGGCTGTTCGTGGAGTTCTACGAGCACACCGGCGACGAGGCGTTCCGGCGGGAGCGGATGGTGCCGTTCCTGGCCGAGGCCGCGGACTTCCACCTGGGTTTCGTGACGGTGGAGGACGGGCGGGCCCGGTTCGCGCCGTCGTACTCGCCGGAGAACGCGCCGGCGAACACCGGCTCGCAGGCGTGCGTGGACGCGACCATGGACGTGGCCGCGGCCGGCGGGTTGCTGCGCGACCTGCTGCGCTTCGCCCCGGACGATCCGCGGGTGCCGCGCTGGCGGTCGCTGCTGGAGGCGCTGCCGCCGTACCGGATCGGACCGGACGGCCTGCTGGCGGAGTGGGTCGATCCGGGCCTGGCGGACGCGCCCGGTCACCGGCACGCCAGCCACCTGTATCCGCTCTGGTACGGCGGCGACCCCGCGTTCGACGACCCGGCGCTGCGCGCGGCCGCGGCGCGGGCGATCCGGGCGCGGCTGGCGTGGTGGGACGGCCAGGAGGCGGACGAGATGGCGTACGGCCTGGCGCAGCTCGGCATCGCGGCCGCGCACCTGGGCCTGGTGGACGAGGCGTACGGCACGCTGACCCGGCTGGCGGACCGCTATTTCCGGCCCAGTCTGGTGCCCACGCACAACCGCGACGCGATCCTCAACGTCGACCTCGCGGGCGCGTTCCCCGCGCTGGTGACCTCGATGCTGGTCCGCTCGCGCCCCGGCCGCGTCGACCTGCTGCCCGCGCCGCCTTCGGCCTGGCCACGCGGCACGGTGTCGGGCCTGCTCGCCCGCGGACCGGTCCGCATCGCCCGGCTGTCCTGGACGCCGGCGGGGATGGAGGCGGCCCTGACCGCGCCGCGGCCGATGCGGATCACGGTCGGGCTTCCGGATGGCTCATCAGCGGAAGTCGACCTCAATAGCGACACCGAAACGCACTTGAACTGTTGA
- a CDS encoding ABC transporter permease: MSAPPAVEAPVRPRTDPPPPRNARRLRDRLRRDWPLLVMVAPAFLLVLVFHYVPTLGNVVAFQDYNPFAGANPFEAFLYSEWIGFGNFEALFEDPSFWDSLRNTLAILVFQLIFYFPLPIMLALLLHSVLSPRLRAFIQSVVYLPHFFSWVLVVSFFQLMLGGAGLLAQVVRDAGYTPPEIMTNPDTFIVLVTSQAVWKDAGWGMIIFLAALAAIDPTLYEAAAADGAGRWRRLWHITLPGLRSVIILLLILRLGDALNVGFEQFILQRDAVGRQAAEVLDTYVYYRGVVVQQYGIGAAAGLFKAVVGLVLILAANKIAHRFGEQGIYQKS; the protein is encoded by the coding sequence ATGAGCGCACCGCCCGCGGTCGAGGCCCCGGTCCGGCCCCGCACCGACCCCCCACCACCCCGGAACGCGCGGCGGCTGCGGGATCGGCTGCGCCGCGACTGGCCGCTGCTGGTCATGGTCGCTCCCGCGTTCCTGCTGGTCCTGGTCTTCCATTACGTCCCCACGCTGGGCAACGTGGTGGCGTTCCAGGACTACAACCCGTTCGCCGGCGCGAATCCGTTCGAGGCGTTCCTCTACAGCGAGTGGATCGGCTTCGGCAACTTCGAGGCGCTGTTCGAGGACCCGTCGTTCTGGGATTCGCTGCGCAACACGCTCGCCATCCTGGTCTTCCAGCTGATCTTCTACTTCCCGCTGCCGATCATGCTGGCGCTGCTGCTGCACAGCGTGCTCTCACCGCGGTTGCGCGCGTTCATCCAGAGCGTCGTCTACCTGCCGCACTTCTTCAGCTGGGTGCTGGTCGTCTCGTTCTTCCAGCTGATGCTGGGCGGCGCCGGCCTGCTCGCCCAGGTGGTCCGGGACGCCGGCTACACGCCGCCGGAGATCATGACGAACCCGGACACGTTCATCGTGCTGGTCACGTCGCAGGCGGTCTGGAAGGACGCCGGCTGGGGCATGATCATCTTCCTGGCCGCGCTCGCCGCGATCGACCCCACGCTCTACGAGGCCGCCGCGGCCGACGGCGCCGGACGCTGGCGCCGGCTGTGGCACATCACGCTGCCCGGCCTGCGCTCGGTCATCATCCTGCTGCTCATCCTGCGGCTCGGCGACGCGCTCAACGTCGGCTTCGAGCAGTTCATCCTGCAACGTGACGCGGTCGGCCGGCAGGCCGCCGAGGTCCTCGACACCTACGTCTACTACCGCGGCGTCGTCGTCCAGCAGTACGGCATCGGCGCGGCGGCCGGCCTGTTCAAGGCCGTGGTCGGGCTGGTCCTGATCCTGGCCGCCAACAAGATCGCACACCGGTTCGGCGAGCAGGGGATCTACCAGAAGTCATGA
- a CDS encoding branched-chain amino acid ABC transporter permease codes for MFTALLGALFFALGVNATSAYAAEGEGLQGTLSNQNQPVAGVRINVTQNGQPAGSAVSGADGKWTLSVSPGTYEVVLDESSLPAGVGLQGTLGPTRSLEVYEGQMRNVLYPLGPVGAGAPPPEAEPTIWDRLPNLVYTGVHIGLILALGALGVSLIFGTMGLTNFAHGELITFGALIGFLFNVTIGLPLWLSLILAVVVGGAFGWLQDRFFWGWLRRRRTGLIGMMIVSIGLAMVLRYVFLFQFRGGTQQYREYAAQPGIEIGPLLIAPKNLIMDAVAILVLVAVSVALLKTRLGKATRAVSTNPALAAASGIDVDKIIRLIWTIGGALAALAGVMLGMFQGLNFQMGFQILLLVFAAVTLGGLGTAFGALLGSMVVGIVTQVSTLWVPTELKNVGALAALIIILLFRPQGILGRRERIG; via the coding sequence ATGTTCACGGCCCTTCTGGGAGCCCTGTTCTTCGCTCTTGGTGTGAACGCCACAAGCGCTTACGCCGCCGAGGGTGAAGGCCTGCAGGGTACGTTGAGCAATCAGAACCAGCCGGTGGCTGGGGTCAGGATCAACGTCACTCAGAATGGCCAGCCGGCCGGATCGGCCGTGTCCGGAGCGGACGGGAAGTGGACACTTTCCGTATCGCCGGGGACGTATGAGGTGGTCCTCGACGAGAGTTCGCTCCCGGCGGGAGTCGGACTGCAGGGGACGCTGGGCCCCACTCGTTCGCTCGAGGTGTACGAGGGCCAGATGCGTAACGTCCTCTACCCGCTGGGTCCGGTGGGCGCGGGCGCGCCGCCGCCTGAGGCGGAGCCGACCATCTGGGATCGTCTGCCGAACCTGGTGTACACCGGCGTGCACATCGGCCTGATCCTGGCGCTGGGCGCGCTGGGCGTCTCGCTGATCTTCGGCACGATGGGCCTGACCAACTTCGCACACGGCGAGCTGATCACCTTCGGCGCGCTGATCGGCTTCCTGTTCAACGTGACGATCGGGCTGCCGCTGTGGCTGTCGCTGATCCTCGCGGTCGTGGTCGGCGGTGCGTTCGGTTGGTTGCAGGACAGATTCTTCTGGGGCTGGCTACGACGGCGCCGAACGGGCCTGATCGGCATGATGATCGTGTCGATCGGTCTCGCGATGGTGCTGCGTTACGTCTTCCTGTTCCAGTTCCGCGGTGGCACGCAGCAGTACCGGGAGTACGCGGCGCAGCCGGGTATCGAGATCGGCCCGCTGCTGATCGCGCCGAAGAACCTCATCATGGACGCGGTGGCGATCCTGGTGCTGGTCGCGGTGTCGGTCGCGCTGCTGAAGACGCGGCTGGGCAAGGCGACGCGCGCGGTGTCGACGAACCCGGCGCTGGCCGCCGCCTCCGGCATCGACGTTGACAAGATCATTCGACTGATCTGGACGATCGGCGGCGCGCTGGCCGCGCTGGCCGGCGTGATGCTCGGCATGTTCCAGGGCCTCAATTTCCAGATGGGCTTCCAGATCCTGCTGCTGGTCTTCGCGGCGGTGACGCTGGGTGGTCTCGGCACGGCGTTCGGTGCGTTGCTCGGCAGCATGGTGGTCGGCATCGTCACCCAGGTCTCGACGCTGTGGGTCCCGACCGAGCTGAAGAACGTCGGTGCGCTGGCTGCGCTGATCATCATCCTGCTCTTCCGGCCGCAGGGCATTCTGGGCCGCCGCGAGCGGATCGGTTAA
- a CDS encoding ROK family transcriptional regulator — MQTGPQPADFADVRATNLAVVLRHVRAHGPVSRAGIAAATGLNKATVSSLVADLIERRLLRETGLAENRIGRPATMLVLDGSAYAAIGIEVTGDHLTAVAVDLAGEQLLSWRRAFPGREAEPGRGVSAIAALAGRAAARAGTRGRQVLGLTVGVPGLVDEAGAVRSSAALGWSDVDLRGDLLKALRKPEYDVAVDNDANLAALAEQRYGGHDGARNLVYLAGETGLGAGLIVDGRLLRGGRGFTGEIGRIRLHGGTLEELAGIESLIQRALPDADAEGPVTDFAPEVERVAAAARAGDARALEALRDVGRHLGHGLSLLNHLLDPEVIVLGGYFVPLAEWLIPAAGTDGATVTTSAIGPGAAAVGGAARVLDALDAGVLPALAG; from the coding sequence ATGCAGACCGGCCCGCAGCCGGCCGACTTCGCCGACGTGCGAGCGACGAACCTGGCCGTCGTGCTGCGCCACGTGCGCGCGCACGGGCCGGTCTCCCGCGCCGGCATCGCGGCCGCCACCGGGCTGAACAAGGCGACCGTCTCCAGCCTGGTGGCGGACCTGATCGAGCGTCGGCTGCTGCGCGAGACCGGCCTGGCGGAGAACCGCATCGGCCGGCCCGCGACCATGCTGGTGCTGGACGGCTCGGCGTACGCGGCGATCGGCATCGAGGTCACCGGCGACCACCTGACCGCGGTCGCGGTGGACCTGGCCGGCGAGCAGCTGCTCTCCTGGCGGCGCGCGTTCCCCGGCCGGGAGGCCGAGCCCGGCCGCGGCGTCAGCGCCATCGCGGCGCTGGCCGGCCGGGCCGCCGCGCGGGCGGGCACGCGGGGCCGCCAGGTGCTGGGGCTGACCGTCGGCGTGCCCGGCCTGGTCGACGAGGCCGGCGCGGTGCGGTCCTCGGCCGCGCTCGGCTGGTCCGACGTGGACCTGCGCGGCGACCTGCTCAAGGCGCTGCGCAAGCCGGAGTACGACGTCGCCGTGGACAACGACGCGAACCTCGCCGCGCTCGCCGAGCAGCGCTACGGCGGCCACGACGGCGCGCGCAACCTGGTCTACCTGGCCGGCGAGACCGGGCTCGGCGCCGGGCTGATCGTCGACGGCCGGCTGCTGCGCGGCGGGCGCGGCTTCACCGGCGAGATCGGCCGAATCCGGCTGCACGGCGGCACGCTGGAGGAACTGGCCGGCATCGAGTCGCTGATCCAGCGCGCGCTGCCGGACGCGGACGCGGAGGGCCCGGTCACCGACTTCGCGCCCGAGGTGGAGCGCGTCGCGGCCGCGGCCCGCGCCGGTGACGCCCGCGCGCTGGAGGCGCTGCGCGACGTCGGCCGCCACCTCGGCCACGGCCTGTCGCTGCTGAACCACCTGCTGGACCCCGAGGTGATCGTGCTCGGCGGCTACTTCGTGCCGCTGGCCGAGTGGCTGATCCCGGCCGCGGGGACGGACGGCGCGACGGTGACCACGTCCGCGATCGGGCCGGGCGCGGCCGCGGTCGGCGGCGCGGCGCGGGTGCTGGACGCGCTGGACGCGGGCGTGCTGCCGGCGCTCGCCGGCTGA
- a CDS encoding ANTAR domain-containing response regulator — protein MQAGAERRRVLIAEDEALIRLDLAEMLVEEGYDVVGEAGDGETAVRLAEELKPDLVILDIKMPIMDGLAAAERIAGGRIAPVVILTAFSQRDLVERARAAGAMAYLVKPFQKSDLVPAIEIALSRYSEIAALESEVAGLTDRLETRKVVERAKGTLMATYGMTEPQAFKWIQRTAMDHRMTMKEVAERILAETPSA, from the coding sequence ATGCAGGCGGGTGCGGAGCGTCGGCGGGTGCTGATCGCCGAGGACGAGGCGCTCATCCGGCTCGATCTCGCCGAGATGCTGGTCGAGGAGGGCTACGACGTCGTGGGCGAGGCCGGCGACGGCGAGACGGCGGTGCGGCTGGCCGAGGAGCTGAAGCCGGACCTGGTGATCCTGGACATCAAGATGCCGATCATGGACGGCCTGGCGGCCGCGGAGCGCATCGCCGGCGGCCGGATCGCGCCGGTGGTCATCCTGACCGCGTTCAGCCAGCGTGACCTGGTGGAGCGCGCCCGGGCGGCCGGTGCGATGGCGTACCTGGTGAAGCCGTTCCAGAAGTCCGACCTGGTGCCGGCGATCGAGATCGCGCTGTCCCGGTACTCGGAGATCGCGGCGCTGGAGTCCGAGGTGGCGGGCCTGACGGACCGGCTGGAGACGCGGAAGGTGGTCGAGCGCGCCAAGGGCACGCTGATGGCCACGTACGGGATGACCGAGCCGCAGGCGTTCAAGTGGATCCAGCGGACCGCGATGGATCACCGGATGACGATGAAAGAGGTCGCGGAGCGCATCCTGGCGGAGACGCCGAGCGCTTGA
- a CDS encoding carbohydrate ABC transporter permease, producing MTTIAPRRSSRSSRRPVWEERPSVLGQLGKGTILTLVTAAVLVPLWVVLVTSLSSAETINEAGGYVLLPRELDPSAYVVIFSGGLIGRAVWISTLITFIGTAISLTLTVLAAYGLSRSNSVGHRPLLFYFLLTFLIYPGMIPSYLVVTGLGLKNNLLALTLPTAIQAFNLVVLRAFFMNIPSELIDSARIDGAGEFRILTRIVLPLSKAVVAVIGLFYAVGYWNAFFNAILYIDRNDLQPLQRLLQGYILLGQAPPNVGGGAVVHIPGIGYSAPPSLAIKMAVVIVTVVPALIVYPFIQRHFTKGVIIGAVKG from the coding sequence ATGACTACCATCGCTCCGCGCCGCTCGTCCCGCTCCTCCCGCCGGCCGGTCTGGGAGGAGCGGCCCAGCGTCCTCGGCCAGCTCGGCAAGGGCACGATCCTCACGCTGGTCACCGCCGCCGTCCTGGTCCCGCTCTGGGTCGTGCTGGTCACCAGCCTCTCCTCGGCCGAGACGATCAACGAGGCCGGCGGCTACGTCCTCCTCCCGCGCGAGCTGGACCCGTCCGCCTACGTCGTGATCTTCTCCGGCGGGCTGATCGGCCGCGCGGTCTGGATCAGCACGCTGATCACGTTCATCGGCACCGCGATCAGCCTCACGCTCACCGTGCTCGCCGCCTACGGCCTGTCCCGGAGCAACTCGGTCGGGCACCGGCCGCTGCTGTTCTACTTCCTGCTCACGTTCCTGATCTACCCCGGCATGATCCCGTCGTACCTGGTGGTCACCGGCCTCGGCCTCAAGAACAACCTGCTCGCGCTCACGCTGCCGACCGCGATCCAGGCGTTCAACCTGGTGGTGCTGCGCGCGTTCTTCATGAACATCCCGTCCGAGCTGATCGACAGCGCCCGGATCGACGGCGCGGGGGAGTTCCGCATCCTCACCCGCATCGTGCTGCCGCTCTCCAAGGCCGTGGTCGCCGTGATCGGCCTGTTCTACGCGGTCGGCTACTGGAACGCGTTCTTCAACGCCATCCTGTACATCGACCGCAACGACCTCCAGCCCCTGCAGCGCCTGCTCCAGGGCTACATCCTGCTCGGCCAGGCCCCACCCAACGTCGGCGGCGGCGCGGTGGTCCACATCCCCGGCATCGGCTACTCCGCGCCACCCAGCCTGGCCATCAAGATGGCCGTCGTCATCGTCACGGTGGTGCCCGCGCTGATCGTCTACCCCTTCATCCAGCGCCACTTCACGAAGGGCGTCATCATCGGCGCGGTCAAGGGCTGA
- a CDS encoding ABC transporter ATP-binding protein encodes MPAETLPSLADVPREPGAAKPDPILVADGVVRRFGGLTAVNVKHVEIPRGRITALIGPNGAGKTTFFNLLTGFDKPDEGTWTFNGKKLGGVAAHKVARLGMVRTFQLTKALNRLTVMDNMLLGATGQKGENFFRALIPATWSGQEKEITARAEELLARFKLDAKRNDFAGSLSGGQRKLLEMARALMVRPDMVMLDEPMAGVNPALTQSLLGHVKALREDGMTVLFVEHDMDMVRDISDWVIVMGQGSVIAEGTPDEVMADPRVIDAYLGAHHDGTDSAEDDAPATVADTAADRPGTGADAAPAGEEKP; translated from the coding sequence ATGCCCGCTGAGACGCTCCCGTCGCTGGCCGACGTCCCCCGCGAGCCGGGTGCCGCGAAGCCCGACCCGATCCTGGTCGCGGACGGCGTCGTGCGCCGCTTCGGCGGCCTGACCGCCGTCAACGTGAAGCACGTCGAGATCCCGCGCGGCCGGATCACGGCGCTGATCGGGCCGAACGGCGCCGGCAAGACCACCTTCTTCAACCTGCTGACCGGCTTCGACAAGCCCGACGAGGGCACCTGGACGTTCAACGGGAAGAAGCTCGGCGGCGTCGCCGCGCACAAGGTGGCCCGGCTCGGCATGGTCCGCACGTTCCAGCTCACCAAGGCGCTCAACCGCCTCACGGTGATGGACAACATGCTGCTCGGCGCGACCGGCCAGAAGGGTGAGAACTTCTTCCGCGCGCTGATCCCGGCCACCTGGAGCGGCCAGGAGAAGGAGATCACCGCGCGGGCCGAGGAACTGCTCGCCCGGTTCAAGCTCGACGCGAAGCGCAACGACTTCGCCGGCAGCCTCTCCGGCGGCCAGCGCAAGCTGCTGGAGATGGCCCGGGCGCTGATGGTCCGGCCCGACATGGTGATGCTCGACGAGCCGATGGCCGGCGTGAACCCGGCGCTGACCCAGTCGCTGCTCGGCCACGTCAAGGCGCTGCGCGAGGACGGCATGACCGTGCTGTTCGTCGAGCACGACATGGACATGGTCCGCGACATCAGCGACTGGGTGATCGTGATGGGCCAGGGCTCGGTGATCGCCGAGGGCACGCCGGACGAGGTCATGGCGGACCCGCGCGTGATCGACGCCTACCTGGGCGCCCACCACGACGGCACCGACTCGGCCGAGGACGACGCCCCGGCTACCGTTGCGGACACGGCCGCCGATCGGCCCGGAACCGGTGCCGACGCCGCGCCGGCGGGGGAGGAGAAGCCATGA